The Halobellus sp. MBLA0158 genome has a window encoding:
- a CDS encoding methyltransferase domain-containing protein, producing MNHARPRYLEAKRTVDDRALSSRVRDRLLAALPAEPRILEAGSGTGATVPRLCSWGVDAGRYRGVDADPRIVAFARDVRPAALQRAGQDIENECRPADDGTPDFTVADLDVRFQVGDALDALEAAADVDLVVAQAFADLVPLPRLVAAAESALRPGGLAYFPITFDGGTIFQPDHPDDGAIERAYHAAIDARVGRDVRAGRHLADLLRRRDGDLLAVGSSDWIVRPRAGAYPADERYFLSRILEFVAEAVPSSPVATPDPDSWLAARRAQLAAGELTYVAHQYDLLYRAPSG from the coding sequence ATGAACCACGCCCGGCCGCGGTACCTCGAAGCGAAGCGCACCGTCGACGACCGCGCGCTCTCGTCGCGCGTCCGCGACCGGCTCCTGGCGGCGCTCCCGGCGGAGCCGCGGATCCTGGAGGCCGGCTCCGGGACGGGCGCGACGGTCCCGCGGCTGTGCTCGTGGGGCGTCGACGCGGGGCGCTATCGGGGCGTCGACGCCGATCCTCGCATCGTCGCGTTCGCGCGCGACGTCCGGCCGGCGGCCCTTCAGCGCGCGGGGCAAGACATCGAGAACGAGTGCCGCCCGGCCGACGACGGGACGCCGGATTTCACCGTCGCCGACCTCGACGTTCGGTTCCAGGTCGGCGACGCACTCGACGCCCTGGAGGCGGCCGCGGACGTCGACCTGGTGGTCGCCCAGGCGTTCGCGGACCTCGTCCCGCTCCCGCGGCTCGTCGCCGCCGCGGAGTCGGCGCTGCGGCCGGGCGGGCTGGCGTACTTCCCGATCACCTTCGACGGCGGGACGATCTTCCAGCCCGACCACCCCGACGACGGCGCGATCGAGCGCGCGTACCACGCGGCCATCGACGCCCGCGTCGGCCGCGACGTCCGCGCCGGGCGACACCTCGCGGACCTGCTCCGGCGGCGGGACGGCGACCTCCTCGCGGTCGGGAGCTCCGACTGGATCGTCCGGCCGCGGGCCGGCGCGTACCCGGCCGACGAGCGGTACTTCCTCTCGCGGATCCTGGAGTTCGTCGCCGAGGCGGTGCCGTCCTCGCCGGTTGCGACGCCGGATCCGGATTCGTGGCTCGCGGCGCGCCGCGCGCAACTGGCGGCGGGCGAACTGACCTACGTCGCCCATCAGTACGACCTGCTCTACCGGGCGCCGAGCGGCTGA
- a CDS encoding sodium:calcium antiporter: protein MPLFGLLPHSPAVDAVVVLVATGFIWLGSGWLETSAERLSAYYGLPPVVQGSIVVAIGSSFPELSSVVFAALAGVFDMGVGAIVGSAIFNILVIPALSGLVSERSLETNRTLVYKEAQFYMIAVSVLVVTFALAVIYAPAPDATLVGYITRPLAMLPLLLYGLYIFIQWQDVADSETAGVDDGVPVIRRWLLLAAGLVVILLAVEQLVGSVEALSHSFGVPDFLAGVTVVAAATSLPDLIVSVRSARGGNSLTSLANVFGSNTFDLLVAIPVGVLIIGSVPIDFATAVPMMGVLTFATILLFAALRTDLSLTHNEAYLLALTYLLFVVWVVAETVGVTNLIR from the coding sequence ATGCCGCTGTTCGGCCTCCTCCCTCACTCGCCGGCGGTCGACGCCGTGGTCGTCCTCGTCGCGACGGGGTTCATCTGGCTCGGGAGCGGGTGGCTTGAAACGTCCGCCGAGCGGCTCTCGGCGTACTACGGCCTGCCGCCGGTGGTCCAGGGATCGATCGTCGTCGCGATCGGATCGAGTTTCCCGGAGCTGTCGAGCGTCGTCTTCGCGGCCCTCGCGGGCGTGTTCGATATGGGCGTCGGCGCGATCGTCGGCTCGGCCATCTTCAACATCCTCGTGATCCCCGCGCTCTCGGGACTCGTCTCCGAGCGCTCCCTGGAGACGAACCGCACGCTCGTCTACAAGGAGGCGCAGTTCTATATGATCGCCGTCTCGGTCCTCGTGGTCACCTTCGCGCTGGCGGTCATCTACGCGCCCGCGCCGGACGCGACGCTCGTCGGCTACATCACCCGTCCGCTGGCGATGCTGCCGCTCCTGCTCTACGGACTCTACATCTTCATCCAGTGGCAGGACGTCGCCGATTCCGAGACGGCGGGCGTCGACGACGGCGTTCCCGTGATTCGGCGGTGGCTCCTGCTCGCGGCCGGGCTCGTCGTCATCCTGCTCGCCGTCGAACAGCTCGTCGGCAGCGTTGAGGCGCTCTCTCACTCGTTCGGCGTGCCGGACTTCCTCGCGGGGGTCACCGTCGTCGCGGCCGCCACGAGCCTCCCGGACCTCATCGTGAGCGTCCGGTCGGCCCGCGGCGGCAACAGCCTCACCAGCCTCGCGAACGTCTTCGGCTCGAACACCTTCGACCTCCTGGTGGCGATCCCGGTCGGGGTGCTCATCATCGGGAGCGTCCCGATCGACTTCGCGACGGCCGTCCCGATGATGGGGGTTCTGACCTTCGCGACGATCCTCCTCTTCGCAGCGCTCCGGACCGACCTCTCGCTCACACATAACGAGGCGTACCTGCTCGCACTCACCTATCTGCTGTTCGTCGTGTGGGTCGTCGCCGAGACGGTGGGCGTGACGAATCTCATCAGATAG
- a CDS encoding ABC transporter substrate-binding protein: MTGRHTRRKFIQGAGAATVAGLAGCSSNGGSSGDGGDGGSSGGDSGGSDGTTMGSGGGQSVTIQFWHAMGGDLAQRIDDIVNSFEEQSDGITVETTSRNSYRDNLNATTSAVSSGNPPALSQIFEIGTQLAIDSQAFVPVEDIIPSDRINFDNFLDPVLDFYRIDGKLNSMPFNSSNAIMMYNRDAFEEAGLDPDSPPTTYQGITDAANTLTSEGVVETGITFPNHSWFVEGWMAHQNTTLVNNENGRAGRATESNLDTDAAQNIFEWWVDLYDQDQYLNPGIEAWGEAQQAFLTQQTGMIIYSTSSIAPMKQGAADNGFELDTAYLPAPGGDRTGLPIGGASLWVPQGLSDAQQQAAGELLLYMTQPEQQARWHRGTGYFPVREESITLLEEDGFYEENPSFRTAIDQLNETESTPATSGALMGPFPEVRTIIEEGYVSMIQDGGPSVSEGLSQVKSDVDSAIQSYNDRVS, translated from the coding sequence ATGACTGGACGTCACACCAGACGGAAGTTTATCCAAGGAGCGGGCGCAGCGACTGTCGCAGGCCTCGCGGGCTGTTCCAGCAACGGCGGGAGCAGCGGCGACGGCGGCGACGGTGGCAGCAGCGGTGGTGACAGCGGTGGGTCCGACGGGACCACGATGGGTTCCGGCGGGGGCCAATCGGTCACGATCCAGTTCTGGCACGCGATGGGGGGCGACCTCGCACAGCGCATCGACGACATCGTGAACAGCTTCGAAGAGCAGAGCGACGGGATCACCGTCGAGACGACGTCGCGAAACAGTTACCGTGACAACCTGAACGCGACGACGTCGGCGGTGAGTTCGGGCAATCCGCCGGCCCTCTCGCAGATCTTCGAGATCGGGACGCAGCTGGCGATCGACAGCCAGGCGTTCGTCCCCGTCGAAGACATCATTCCGAGCGATCGGATCAACTTCGACAACTTCCTCGACCCGGTGCTCGACTTCTACCGGATCGACGGCAAGCTGAATTCGATGCCGTTCAATTCGAGCAACGCGATCATGATGTACAACCGGGACGCGTTCGAGGAGGCCGGACTGGATCCGGACTCGCCCCCGACGACGTATCAGGGCATCACGGACGCGGCGAACACGCTCACCAGCGAGGGCGTGGTCGAGACCGGAATCACGTTCCCGAACCACTCGTGGTTCGTCGAGGGGTGGATGGCCCACCAGAACACCACCCTCGTGAACAACGAGAACGGACGGGCCGGCCGCGCCACGGAATCGAACCTCGACACCGACGCCGCACAGAACATCTTCGAGTGGTGGGTCGACCTCTACGACCAGGATCAGTACCTGAACCCCGGGATCGAGGCGTGGGGTGAGGCCCAGCAGGCGTTCCTGACCCAGCAGACGGGGATGATCATCTACTCGACGTCGAGCATCGCGCCGATGAAGCAGGGCGCCGCCGACAACGGGTTCGAACTCGACACCGCGTACCTGCCCGCGCCGGGCGGCGACCGCACGGGGCTCCCCATCGGCGGGGCGTCGCTGTGGGTCCCCCAGGGCCTCTCGGACGCCCAGCAGCAGGCCGCCGGGGAACTCCTGCTCTACATGACGCAGCCGGAACAGCAGGCGCGGTGGCACCGCGGGACCGGGTACTTCCCGGTTCGCGAGGAGTCCATCACGCTGCTCGAAGAAGACGGCTTCTACGAGGAGAATCCCTCCTTCCGGACGGCGATCGATCAGCTCAACGAGACCGAGAGTACCCCCGCGACAAGCGGGGCCCTGATGGGTCCGTTCCCCGAGGTCCGGACCATCATCGAGGAGGGCTACGTGAGTATGATCCAGGACGGCGGGCCGAGCGTCTCCGAAGGGCTCTCCCAGGTCAAAAGCGACGTCGACTCGGCGATTCAGAGCTACAACGACCGGGTCTCGTAA